In Jannaschia sp. W003, the genomic stretch CCTCGATCAGCGCGGTGTAGCCGGGGTTGGCCTGCAGCCACTGGGCCTGGCCGTCGAGCGTCGCGGCGCCTTCGGGCGAGACGGTGCTCTGGTCCACGGCGAAGAGCACGCGGTCGCCCACGCGCTGCGCGAAGTAGGCCGCCGAGGACGGATCGTCGGGGCCGCCGGGCGTGAAGGCGCCCGCGCCCATGCCGGCACCGGCGGCGTCGAAGCCGCCCGCGCCGAGCGCGTCGTTGGGGTTGGGGCCGAAGTCGCGCTTGGCGCAGGCCGACAGCGCGAGGGCGGCGCACAGGATCAGGGTGGGGGTCTTCATGGGAGTACCTTCTACTTCAGCAGCGGACCCCAGGAGGGGTCGGAGGCGGCGGCGGGCGTTGGGGCGCGCTGGAGGTTGCGCCCGGTGATGTCGACGGAATAGAGCGCCGGCGCCCCGGCGGCGCCGGGAGTCTCGCGGGTGAACATCACCACGCGGCCGTTGGGCGACCAGGTCGGGCCCTCGTCGAGGAAGGCGCCGGTGAGCAGCCGCTCCTCGGAGCCGTCGGTGCGCATCACGCCGATGTGGAAGCGCCCGGCGTTCTGCTTGGTGAAGGCGATGTAGTCGCCCTGGGGCGACCAGACGGGGGTGCTGTAGCGCCCCTCGCCGAAGGAGATGCGGCGCGCCTCGCCGCCCCCGGCGGGCATCACGTAGAGCTGCTGCTGGCCGGAGCGGTCGCTCTCGAACACGAGCTGCGTGCCGTCGGGCGAGTAGGAGGGCGCGGTCTCGATCGAGGGGGCGTCGGTCAGGCGGCTGGTGGCGCCGGAGGCGATGTCGAGGGCGTAGAGGTCGGTGTTGCCCGAGGCCTCGGCCGAGTAGACCACGCGGTCGCCCGAGGGCGAGAACCGCGGCGCGAAGCTCATGTTCTGGGTCTCGCCGCCGACGATGCGCCGCTGCAGCGAGCCCACGTCGAGCAGGGTCACACGCGGAAAGCCGCTCTCGTAGGAGGTGTAGATCAGGTTCCGCCCGTCGGGCGAGAACCGCGGCGCCAGCACGATCGAGTCCGAGGACGTGAGGTACTGCACGTTGGCGCCGTCGTAGTCCATGATGGCGAGGCGCTTGAGGCGCGCGTCCTTGGGCCCGCTCTCGGACACGAAGGCCACGCGGCTGTCGAAGTAGGGGCCCTCGCCGGTGATGCGGCTGTAGGCGGCGT encodes the following:
- the tolB gene encoding Tol-Pal system beta propeller repeat protein TolB translates to MLHRLFTTLCLGLAVLGAPAAAQDPGPLRIEITDGVIEPLPFAVPRFIARNPAAEDLAQDLTRVIAGDLANTGLFREIPQDAHIARVSSFESAVQWADWKAIGAQALITGSVSVEPSGQLVVQFRLFDVFSEAPLGEGLQFVGTAEGWRRMAHKVADAAYSRITGEGPYFDSRVAFVSESGPKDARLKRLAIMDYDGANVQYLTSSDSIVLAPRFSPDGRNLIYTSYESGFPRVTLLDVGSLQRRIVGGETQNMSFAPRFSPSGDRVVYSAEASGNTDLYALDIASGATSRLTDAPSIETAPSYSPDGTQLVFESDRSGQQQLYVMPAGGGEARRISFGEGRYSTPVWSPQGDYIAFTKQNAGRFHIGVMRTDGSEERLLTGAFLDEGPTWSPNGRVVMFTRETPGAAGAPALYSVDITGRNLQRAPTPAAASDPSWGPLLK
- the pal gene encoding peptidoglycan-associated lipoprotein Pal, with the translated sequence MKTPTLILCAALALSACAKRDFGPNPNDALGAGGFDAAGAGMGAGAFTPGGPDDPSSAAYFAQRVGDRVLFAVDQSTVSPEGAATLDGQAQWLQANPGYTALIEGHADEQGTREYNLALGGRRANAARDYLITRGVDASRLRTISYGKERPLEICSTESCYAQNRRAVTVLAAGAGV